The sequence ATCTCCAGCCCCACCACGAAGAAGAAGACCGCCATGAGGCCGTCGTTGATCCAGTGGTGCAGGTCGAAGGCGATCCCGTGCTCGCCCAGGTGCAGGCCGAAGGGCTGGTGGACCAAGCGCTGGTAGGCCTCCGCCCAGGGGGAGTTGGCCCAGACGAGGGCGACGAGGGTGAAGAGGAACAGCACGATCCCGCCCGAAACCGTCTGACGGGCGAAGAGCTGGAACGGCCGCAGCAGCCGCTGCGCCACCTCCTCCCCCGTGGTGGGGGCTACGGTGTCCTTGAGCCCGATGATCTCCGCTGCATCGCCGTGACCTCCTGCCATCCTTCCACCCCCTGAAGCGCCCCTCCGACCACCTCCTCGCGAAGCGAGCGCACGGTAGCATGGCCGCCCGCACCTCGCCCAGCCATCGCTGATCCCCGACCGGGGTTGCCCCCCTGCTCCGATTCCGCGAGACTGGATCCCGAAAGCCCCACGAGCGCTCGTTGATTCCGCCGCGGCGGGGCCCGTCTACTCGAGGGAAAGGACACCGCGTCCGAAGCTGACTGGACAAGAAAGTGACGGCCATGGCGTGCGACCCACAGCCCGACCACGGCTGCGGCAGGCCGATGACCGACCCGCGCACACAGGAGGCGAGGTGACGTCAGCGCCGATCGAGGACTACGCGCTGATCGGCGACTGCGAGACGGCAGCGCTGGTGAGCCGGAGCGGGTCGATCGACTGGCTCTGCTTCCCGCGCTTCGACTCACCGGC comes from Candidatus Methylomirabilota bacterium and encodes:
- a CDS encoding trehalase-like domain-containing protein — its product is MTSAPIEDYALIGDCETAALVSRSGSIDWLCFPRFDSPA